CTTCATCGAACGTGCGATGCCGAACGCGATGCGCGGTACGGCCGCGTGCTTGATGTGGGGCAGCGCGAACCCCCGTCCCAACGCCGAGCTGCCGCGGCGCTCCCGCGCGCTCACCTGCCGCGCGATCTCGCCGGCCGTGGCCTCGTCGAGCTGGAGCGGCCCCGCCATCGCCGCGACCATCTCCGCGACGACCGCGTCACTGCGCTCCGCCTGCAGCTCGGGGATCAGCGCCTCGTTCACAAAGTAATCGCGCAATCGAATCGGCGTGTTCACGTTTCACTCCGCATGCGCCCTGGTACGTCCCGTCGGACCCGCGTGCACGTGCGGACCGGGCCTGGCAGCCGTCCTGGTCATTCGCTCTCCGTCGCGGGTGATGCCGGTGCCGGTTCCACGAAAGACGCCTCGACGCGCCGCGCCTCGCGGAAGACCTCCTCGCGGCAGGCTTCGCGGCGCAGGGCGTCCTTGAAAGCGGTGTCGCGCAGCGCAAAC
This DNA window, taken from Phycisphaerae bacterium, encodes the following:
- a CDS encoding PTS sugar transporter subunit IIA, giving the protein MNTPIRLRDYFVNEALIPELQAERSDAVVAEMVAAMAGPLQLDEATAGEIARQVSARERRGSSALGRGFALPHIKHAAVPRIAFGIARSMKGVNFAALDGKPVQLFALVLAPEDTSPEYAAVLTGLLAFFENKQSRRFLLTASTREALVATVEEA